In the genome of Montipora foliosa isolate CH-2021 chromosome 3, ASM3666993v2, whole genome shotgun sequence, one region contains:
- the LOC137995160 gene encoding uncharacterized protein, translating to MNIDKNRKKRDAHRTFLYKTEGNVEKILTEHVGDLTSFMEKLTALKALLTEKLETTKKLDETILELTKPKELEKEIEDSGEFCEHVYSILAKIDLSLEKGKHGEHTQAHATNQENSSTRNTESAKVKLPKLKLKFFSGNYQEWQGFWDTFQSAVDGNTVISAIEKFTYMKSCVTSNTESAIAGLPLTADNYKVAIDILQDRFGKPKLLISNYMDALLKLPSVNSVHETKRLRELFDKIEINIRGLNALGVESRSFGNLMVPVVMEKIPSELRLVVSRKFSSEESWNLDALLSAMKTELEARERCTAIKTSGANANTPRFEQYRARSKQPHSASALYTGSEEFTQQCVFCKKNHKSINCMTITEPKARRTILRRNGKCFVCLKGGHISTNCPSKAKCFNCEGRHHVTICERIRNIPTSTNVVSDEATPHGSGSSQDRSREAGTSAMHVSNNANSVLLQVAQAFVCRPDNQQLGLNAHVIFDSCIQRSYITSKACEQLNLPTIGKETLLIKTFGDNSASVKECDVVQLCVRTLDEMNVTHNFLSWHFLK from the coding sequence ATGAATATCGACAAGAACAGGAAAAAACGAGATGCACACAGGACCTTTTTGTACAAAACAGAGGGGAATGTGGAGAAAATTTTGACAGAACACGTGGGAGATTTAACGTCGTTCATGGAAAAGTTAACGGCTCTGAAAGCCTTGTTGACCGAAAAATTGGAAACGACCAAAAAGCTGGATGAGACAATATTAGAGCTCACCAAACCAAAGGAACTGGAGAAAGAAATAGAAGATTCTGGTGAGTTTTGTGAGCACGTTTACAGTATTTTAGCGAAAATCGATTTGAGTTTGGAGAAAGGGAAACATGGCGAACACACACAGGCCCATGCGACAAATCAGGAAAATAGTAGTACCAGAAATACCGAAAGCGCAAAAGTGAAACTACCTAAACTCAAACTCAAATTCTTTTCGGGAAATTATCAAGAATGGCAGGGTTTCTGGGACACATTTCAATCTGCTGTCGATGGAAATACTGTCATCTCGGCCATTGAAAAATTCACCTATATGAAGAGTTGTGTAACAAGCAATACTGAATCCGCAATTGCTGGACTGCCTCTGACCGCAGACAATTATAAAGTAGCCATTGACATTCTCCAGGACCGATTTGGTAAACCGAAGTTGCTGATATCAAATTATATGGATGCCTTATTGAAACTTCCATCTGtcaattcagtgcatgaaacaaAGAGATTACGTGAATTGTTTGACAAGATTGAAATCAACATTCGAGGTTTGAATGCGTTAGGAGTTGAATCACGGTCCTTTGGGAATTTAATGGTCCCAGTCGTGATGGAAAAAATCCCCTCAGAGTTACGATTGGTTGTAAGCCGTAAGTTTAGCAGTGAGGAATCATGGAATCTTGATGCCTTGTTGAGTGCAATGAAAACTGAGTTGGAAGCCAGGGAAAGATGTACTGCAATAAAAACAAGTGGTGCAAATGCCAATACACCCAGGTTTGAACAGTATAGAGCAAGAAGCAAACAACCCCATTCCGCCTCTGCCCTTTATACAGGCAGTGAGGAATTTACTCAACAATGTGTTTTTTGCAAGAAGAATCACAAATCCATTAACTGCATGACCATCACTGAACCGAAAGCTAGGAGAACAATACTGAGACGAAATGGCAAGTGTTTTGTGTGCCTGAAGGGTGGCCATATCTCCACAAATTGTCCGTCAAAGGCAAAATGCTTTAACTGTGAAGGTAGACACCATGTAACCATTTGTGAAAGAATAAGGAACATTCCAACATCCACGAATGTAGTTAGTGACGAGGCAACACCACATGGATCTGGATCATCTCAAGATAGGAGCAGAGAAGCTGGAACTTCAGCAATGCACGTTAGCAACAATGCCAACTCTGTGTTGTTACAGGTAGCCCAAGCCTTTGTTTGCAGACCAGATAACCAACAACTTGGATTGAATGCCCATGTGATATTTGATTCCTGTATCCAGAGATCATACATAACCAGTAAGGCGTGTGAACAATTGAACCTACCAACCATTGGTAAGGAGACACTTTTGATCAAAACATTTGGAGATAACTCAGCCTCTGTGAAGGAATGTGATGTTGTGCAATTGTGTGTCAGAACGTTGGATGAAATGAATGTAACacataattttttaagttgGCATTTCCTGAAGTAA
- the LOC137995161 gene encoding uncharacterized protein: MVTVELNGLEVKMEVDTGASLSVISEDVYTQLKNIEGSSFNLQGNKLTLKSYTGEIIPVLGTLSVEVKYKDFCEHLSVIVVKGKVPSLFGRNLLQHVKLQWSEIFHDLSALYPEVSSLLGKHEALFKDGLGTVQGVKARIHVDPQAKPKYFKSRPVAYALRQNVEEELDRLLSEGTIRPVEFSE, encoded by the coding sequence ATGGTGACTGTTGAATTGAATGGGCTAGAGGTCAAAATGGAAGTTGACACTGGAGCATCACTGTCCGTTATTAGTGAAGATGTTTACACTCAGCTCAAGAACATTGAGGGTTCAAGTTTCAACCTACAAGGCAACAAACTCACCTTGAAGTCCTACACAGGAGAAATCATCCCAGTCTTAGGAACATTGTCAGTTGAAGTTAAGTATAAGGACTTTTGTGAACACTTGTCTGTCATTGTTGTTAAAGGCAAGGTACCCAGTCTCTTCGGCCGAAATTTGTTGCAGCATGTAAAATTGCAATGGTCAGAAATTTTTCATGATCTCAGTGCACTATATCCTGAAGTATCCAGCTTACTTGGTAAGCATGAAGCGTTGTTCAAGGACGGACTAGGAACTGTCCAGGGAGTCAAAGCAAGAATTCACGTCGATCCTCAAGCAAAACCCAAGTACTTCAAATCTCGCCCAGTCGCTTATGCACTCAGACAGAACGTTGAAGAGGAATTGGATCGCCTGTTATCGGAAGGGACAATTCGTCCTGTTGAGTTCTCGGAATGA